Part of the Ornithodoros turicata isolate Travis chromosome 6, ASM3712646v1, whole genome shotgun sequence genome, GAAGTGGGATTTACGAAGATTACGAGGATTTGCAACGTTGCTGGATTCTCTCAAGATAGCTTACCGACTCGTCTCGCGCACTTTTTCAGCCAATCGTAACTTTTCGGTGAGCAAAGAAAATGACTCAACTCTGACAGTTCCTCTCCCTGCGTTCATGTCGCTGAATATTCTTTTGTCGTGGCACATTCGAATATTCCGCGAAAGACGCGAGATGCTGAGGGAAACAGCAGGTTCCGCGAGACAAGGACAATTTCGCGGAATTGTGGACTGCTAGGGGCTCTAGTTATTTCTTTGCATCGTTAGTTGATTGCGTCGTTTCTTAGCGTGACTCGGTATGTTGATGAGAGCGTAGCTAGCATGGTGTAACTGGTGGGATCTCTGACGGGACGTCGGAgtatgtgggttcgaatctggTGCCTTTTCATCAACTGTGATTCTTTAATCACGCTTTTGTTAGGTTCCATAAAATCCTGATTTGACTATCTCATTTTAATCTGTCTTCACTGTTTTGTGCGTAGCTTTTTTGTGTCATTTTTGCAAGATCCTGTATTGCTGTGAACCATATTGCAAGGATTCGTGATGTCCTGCGAGATATATCGTTTCATGACCATGGTCAGTGAGGTCCTGAAAGTGCTCAGATAATTCTGCAGACCACACTGTTTCTGATACCACAAAAGTTTCACAGTAACCTGCGATATTCCACTGTTAGTACGCCGTAATATTACGTGAGGTTCGTTGAAGTCCGGGGAGGGTTTCGGTGAATTTTTATGAAACCCCCGTCAGCACCCTATCTGTGCTGTAAAATGATACGCTGTAAATTTTCACAGCGTTTCACGTTTCATAAACGTAACCTGCACACCAttttcattctctctctctcctttatTCCAGGCTCCTGGGGAGCGTGCACGTCTCTACTTCCTCCTCGCCTGGTTCCACGCTATGGTCCAGGAACGACTCCGTTACTGCCCATTGGGTTGGGCCAAGCACTATGAGTTCAACGAGTCCGACTTGCGTGTTGCCTGCGACACGCTAGACACCTGGATAGACACCATCGCTATGGTAACAAAGCATCCTCTAATCTGCATATCAGTATTACACAGCCGAAGTCTGCTGCGCATCTGTATCATCAAGAGGCCCTGTTTCATTTCAGGGACGCACAAATCTTCCGCCAGAAAAGGTGCCGTGGAACGCGCTGAGGATTTTGTTCGGACAGTGCATTTACGGCGGAAAGATCGACAACGACTTTGACCAGGTATTTAGACCGAGAGGCACTTAAAAATTACGGGCAGCAGCTAATTGGTTTCAAATCTACGCAGCGGCTGTTGAACTCCTTCCTCAACAAGCTCTTCACGGAAGAGAGTTTCAACCCGGACTTCATGTTGGTGTCACCCGGTGTCGACGGGACACCCGAGAAGGGCATCATCATGCCAGAGGGCATCAGGTGAAAATTTTCTTCCCCTCTGTCCTGTTCCTGCATTCCTTGCGTAGCGTGTGCCGTAACAAATAATGTTTCAGCAAAGCGTAGCGAAGGTTGCTGACCTATGTCGGTATCACCTCTTATTATATTTTCAGGCGTGACCAGTTCCTCCACTGGGTTGAATCCCTGACGGAACGTCAGACACCAGCTTGGCTTGGTCTTCCTAACAATGCAGAAAAGGTGCTCCTAACAAACAGAGGTCAGTACAAAGGGTTTGTCGAGTATCGCGGAACAAAAAATCCTCGTGCGGTATTGGATGTACAGTAGAACTCCGTGTCCAGTCTGCTATTGGCCAAGTGAATTTGAACGTATGGGAATAATTCACATGGGAATGTATCATGTCGTTACTCATATTCATTGAGTGGAGATAGTCAGCTGTGAGATTGATGATAGACAGTCTACTCTGTACTTGAGCTGGGGCACTAATTTATCGTAGGTTAGCTTatttttagagcctgaagttttatggGTTTAACcggattcttccccgaatttgcacccccaactgaaggttgcctctttagggtgaaacccgattttttttttacccaacAAATTGCCATCACATGAAACATCTGCAGCAAggcacactagcttgtttgatAGCAAACATAGTTACATAACCGCTTGTACCTTGGAGTAACAGtgcctgatttctccccaaatttagcgtaaggaaagtttttccacccgaattcacgtgaatttagagcacacgtttatttcCCCAATTTTTGCCTCCCGAATTTGGGGGAAAAAATCCCAAAAatttcaggctctacttatttttttaacgaCTAGCACAAGCATTGGAAATACAAGAGCTACAATACAAATACAATACAAAAGCGAGGAGGCTGCACTTGATTGTCATTATTTTCATAAAGTGTGCCTTTGCCGTTACAGGCAGTGACCTCATAGCAAAGTTGCTGAAGATGCAGCtcctagaggacgacgacgaaccaGCGTACGTCGCCACCGAGGACGAGAGCGGCGCCTCTCTCCGACCAGCAGGAGATGGAAGACCGGCCTGGATGGCTGCTCTGCAACAGAGCGGCTCAACCTGGCTGCGTCTGCTGCCACAGAGCCTGGCAACACTGCGCAGGACGAAAGACAACATCGGCGACCCGCTCTACCGTTGTCTGGAAAGAGAAGTCAGCGTCGGAGCAGCTCTCCTACGCGTCGTGCGATCGGACCTCGAAGACGTCGTCCGCATCTGCCGCGGAGAGAAAAGGCAGACAAACTACCACAGGACCGTCATTGCGGACTTGGCCAAGGGTCAGCGCGGAAAAAAACAACGATGGTGCGATTGGATGTGACTAACGAGAAGCTTGGATGTTGCAGGAATGTTACCTGCCCACTGGAAGAAGTACACTGTCTCTGTAGGGTGCACTGTCATCCAGTGGGTGACGGACTTCTCGGATCGCGTCAAACAGCTGCACAAGGTGTCCCAGTCGTGCACTTCGGGAGGAGCAGCCGCTCTCAAGGTGAATGTGATTATGTGTTTGTAGGAAGTTgtatattaaataaataaataataataaataaataaacaaataaatgtataataaattaattaataaaaataaataaattaattaataaaaataaataaattaattaataaaaataaataaattaataacaataaaataataaattaattaattgaaatgataatgacgatgaaataataaataaattaaaaataattaataaatatattgaTGATACATTGCGCAATGTGTATCGGGCGTTCATACAATCTTTTCTACAAGGTACCTACGCTGTGTTTTTAAACTGCTTTATTAGTTGTAGTATCGGGTATCGCATGGTCATCACGGCACGTGAAAAAAGAGAATAAAGTCCTAGGAATGAAGGCATGAGGCTGGGTGGTTCCTGGATGCGCTACAATATGGTGTAAGACACCACATTAGTGAACTGGGTACCTGCAAGTATTATATAGCATTTTATTACCAGTATCACTGAGCacatgtttttttgttgttttttttgttttatttgacTGTTTTACTGCGTTTGACTATGTTTATGTGTATATGACTAGTGTGCATTATTCATATCCACAATGATAAGCTGTTGCACCTGTGCGAGGGGGTTTCAGCCAAACTCACTGCAGATTGCCACAGCAGTAACTGTGGGATAAAAAACATTTCCGGTGCCTTCCACACCGGTAGCGAACACCACTATTACTGAATTTAAAAAACGTCTCATTATATTTTTCGTTCTTGCGTAGAACCCTATACAGATAGATATACATGTTTATAAAAGCGATAGAAATTCACGGCGCACACAACAGGCTAAAATATAAGGAAGCATTGGCATTTCGGAGTCTATGGAATACAGCAGGAGTGGCTGGGGAGGTCTTTGTTATATGCTAACCTGTTGAGTGTGCCGGTAGATTTTTCTTGCTTTTGTAAACATGCATGTTCCCGGCGTTTCGTCAGTCTTCAGTTGGACGTGGTATAGCATAGAAATTTTAAAATTGAAACAAGGAAAAATGTCTTGATATAGCTTTCCTTTTGCACTTTTGCATGGCACTTTCAGAAATTTTGATAATTAAAACAAAAATGTATGGCTTGTTTCAGTTAACTGTACCGTACTTATGCAGAATGGAAATTATAACGTAAACTTATATATTACCACTTCCTGTAGGCTCTCCACGTCTGGCTCGGAGGCCTGTTCAATCCAGAGGCATACATCACTGCCACAAGACAGTACGTGGCCCAAGCCAATGGTTGGTCGCTCGAGGAACTCAAGCTCGAGGTAAAAATCAAGTGGCCAGGCGACGGCATATCACCTACTTGATAGCTGGGGGGTGTAACGCGGTGTACATTATTTGTCAACCCAGGTGTCGGTGGCCAATCCAAACGACAAGCCGACATCTATGGACGAGTGCAGCTTCGCTCTGGCTGGGCTCAAACTGCAGGGAGCCAAATGTGTGGATAGTAAGCTGTCCCTGACTTCGACCATCTTCACAGAGTTGCCCCTGACAATAATCAGATGGGTCAAGGTGCAGACTGAACAGCCTCAATGGACAATGGTGAGACAGTGGCCTCGTATGGTTGAGACGAGCCATTTTTTTTCACACACCGTTCACCCTCAGGTAACCCTTCCGGTGTACCTCAACTCCAGCCGTGCCGACCTCCTCTTCACCGTCGACCTCCCGGCTTCGGACGTGCGGGAAGCGCACAGCTTCTACGAGCGCGGCGTCGCGCTCCTGTGCTCGACGACCTTGGGCTGAGATTCGTAACCGACAGGAAACTCTGTAAAGCTTTTTGTTCTTTCCCTACCCTGGACCGATACTGCTGCTCTTAGTTCTTTGCTAGTTATTTAAATTAAGAAGTCGCCTATATCAAGTGGCTGGGGAGGACTTTGCAGCTTTTTGGATTGCAGCTTTATACGAATGAGAAATGTATATTTAATTGTGAATGGAATAAATGTTGCAAGTTTGCTTTGTCATCCATTAGTATTTACAGCAGTTATTTAAAGACAAAAAAGCAGCGGCAGTGCTACAGGACAAATGCTACATAATTGGCACAGATacataagtagagcctgaagttttggggaaatattttttttctaaattcggggggttaaaaatcgggtaaataaacatgtgctctaaattcatgcgaattcaggTGAAAGACtcccagtatgctaaatttgggggggaaatctggctcagttactcaactgTAATGTAACCGCATTTGCTGCTAAacaagttagtgcattcctatcaacatcccagtgagggccatttgccgggtaaaaatcaggtttcaccctaaagaggcaaccttcaagtAAATAAGTTTAATGATGTATTCAAGCTAGGACTTTTTTTTTAGAGTCCTTTATGAACGGACGTTGATGTAATTTCTATTTTACAATATCCATATTTTATAAGATCGTTCAGGTTGCGGTTGTGGGATCGCTTCCCGCATGTCTCGAAATCTCCGCCATCACTTCGGCAGCCTTTTTCTCCACCGCCTGCAGCGACGGCTGAGGCAGCTGATAAAGTTCGGCAACAGTGTTCAAAAGCTCTTCGCTGTACGTCGACGGACTCAGCGCCAAGTCGACGCTGTAGAAACAGTGGAGCTCCTGGACACGTTTTTCTTCCTCGATAATTTGTTTGCGCAGGGCAAGGTGAATCAACTGGCACATGACGAGGCCGAGGGAAACTGTGGTGTTGCGTGCGCCGCTCAGCGTGTCCAGAAACTGTTGGCAGCAAGATTCGCTGCCAAAAACGACGTTGCGGACCACCTCGGGCATGTTGCAGAGGTCCAGCTTCTTGTTGCGCCACGTCAGCATGTTGTTCAAGATGACGTTGGCATGGCCAAGGTGGATGTTGGTGCAGTCGAAACTGCTGCACACGAGGCCCGCTGATTCAATGTATTGGATGACTGAACACAGCTGGGCGAGGAATTTCCACAGGAAGAATTCTTGAATGCAAAGAAGTTTGGCGGAAAGTTGGCTGGCGAAGCGGTCCAGGTTGTCCTCTGGGAGAGCTGTTACCAGAAATACCTGGAGCAGTAGAGTAGAGTATTTTTATGTTGGTGGGCAGTATTTGATACTGCAGAGAGGAACTCGTGTTCTTATTCGAgtcattttttaaagaaagtGCTGCAGTCCTTGTCGTGGAAAAGAAACCTGAACGCTGTCCGCTATCTTTCCAAAAACTTGCAAACGATGTATAATTTACGACAATTGCAAAATTTACATCGTAACAGACGACATCAGTGGTTTACCCGAAATTcgtccttgggggggggggggggctccacAAGGGGGGTGTATTTACGAAATATTGTGCAATGTCacaattttccttttttttggggggggggggtctggataaatcactggacAGATCAATCGGATGACAATGACCgccatcttttttcttttcttttctttttctctctatTGTCCTTTGCACGCACTGCGCAGGTGCTTGCGTATTCGAAGTATTCATAGAAGTCTTACCACACCTTTGCAGCTGGAATGTCGACCGCAACTACGAAAATCGACAACAGGTTATCATGCTGCAACTTTGTCCACTTCCAGAATAGGTCGTCGTCCTTGATTGACGTTGGAGTCGCTACAGCTTTGATGGCCAGGTACTTTTGTCCGTCAAgagtacatcgtacgctgtaCGACGGCTTGCCGTGCTTCGTGAACGTCCACTCCAGACAAAAGTCCACGGCGCAACCGGTGAAGTACTCTGAAAGCAAGGTGCTTATCGAACGACGGAAAGGTTCGGCAAACATGAGTGTCATGAGCTTGTACTGGCGTAGGGAGAGCTTCGATACGAGAACCCGTTCGCAGAGTTCTTGAAGAGTGCGGAGTTTTGGTAAAAAATAATGAGTTCGGGGCCTACCCCTGAGACCCAAAGGTAGTCGCGGTAACATCATGCCGTATGGGTAAAACAAGCCGTACATTGACCACGACGCATGCGAGGCGCCTTCTTTCTCAGCATCACATTTTGTTCCGCACGAGCTGCATCAAAGCGAAAACTTCAGCGTCTGCACAGTGTCGTATCACATCCACACCTCCATTTGCTACTTTTGGTTTGATTTGGCGCGAGTCTCGTTTTCGAATATAAGCCGCACGTCGTCTTACGTTGCGTAATCTTCCTGGTTACAATAAATGAAAATTAAGTGGTTTTCATGCTGGCAAATATGTTCCTATAAATAATTTGTTCATTTTCTAATTCATGTTGGAAATAATCAAATGGTTGACAGTAGGCAACCATGAAAGCGGAGCTGAAAGCAGACGACTCTAGGTGGCGACACCGATTTCCGCAGACGCAAAAGCTATCACAATAATGGACGATGCCTGACCATCAAAAGCTGTAAGTGGCGGTTTTTACTCGTGATCATTGCTTTAATTGTGTTGTCTCTCGTGTAAATCAACAAGACAAGCGACTGTTGGAACAAGGCTCTGTCGTGCAGTTATTTGGTAACCAGCACGAGAGCCAGCATCAGCAGTGTTTGTTTTGTGCCTCATGTATGTGTACAAAACACACGCATTTCGATCTCGGAGGTTGTCTTATCACTACTGCAGCTGGTTTCTGACGTAAAACATTATCTTTGAACGCTATAAGCATAACATACTTGCGCCGAAAAGTTTACAGTACTCCTGTGCTTCCCCGATTATTATCATGCTTTTCGTTGTTTATACACCTGCTGATCGTGTTTGAGCGACTTTGCacgcttacatttttctcacacGACTTGGATACAAATGTAGTTGAGTGCCTCCGACAAGACAACCTATGTTAAACATTTGTGTTTGGATATCAGTGTAGCGTAGGTAGGAAACAAAGTATCTCAAGGCAGAAACAACACTGTAAACATGGAGACAATGCATCagtgtgtgtgtctgcttcCGCAGAAATTCAATGTTGGTTTCTGCGAAAGATCGGTTTGTCTAAGTCTTCTGCCGACACGTATTCCAGGATGTGTATTAGCTTAGATACGACCTACATACAGTGTTTCACGAGGGGGCCTGCCCGGGATTTGTCATGCTCAAGGATTACAGGAGTCATTCTTCATCAAAACGTCGCAGCAAGATCCGGCGATTGTTTAGacgctatttttcttttttattctaaATTGAATGCATTACGGTGCTTTGCAGGGGGAACGTTAATTTGTAAACGGATAGGGCGAACAACTGCGCATCGAAGCGAACCGATGCCGAAACATGCATCCTACttggcttttttctttttttttttttatctaaaCGCGAACCTCAATACGTCAAGGCATCGATGGCAGTTGTGAAGTGAAGAGTTGTTGGGACAAGTATTTCTGGTTCTGTTAAGTGGCACAATACTCTACGCTATTCTTTTGAACTCAGCGGGAGGGGGCATCTCGGCCGTTTTACAATGCGAACTCCATCTCGTTCACGAATCTTTGAAGGCTGAATTGTAACCTTGTTATCCTGCTCCCATCTAAAACTCATCCGTGACAATGTCAGCACTTATAAACTTATTTCGAGGAACActgttttacttttttttaatataaaccACTAGCCACATACAGTGTAAATAAAAAATGTCGCAAACTGGTAATACTGGATGCTGAGAAAGTGCAGCGCAGATGCGACAATTTATTTATgttttgcagacgacagttaACAGACGACCGCTGGATACCGAGAGGTTGTTGTACCCTTTGTGTGTATTTGTATGGTTTTGTGCAGTGTTCCAACAATGCGTATATCGTTCTCCATCGCGTGTGGAAGCATAATCGCGCATGTCCGCGTGCAGGTAAACAGTTACCGAAATAGGTGAACGATccgttcctgtcgtctgcttaaGAAAAACGAAAGGGAAAATCTCTCGTCctagcagacgatttctgcaaAGCAGACCCAGGAACACTGGAAACGATATTGACCGGAATAGGGAACGAGCTATTTCTGCCAAATAATTTAGCCTGGCTCTTAGCATTTGTTGCGCAGGATTAGAATCGGCTCAGCGATGTCCGTTCATGCATATCATGCGTGCCAATCGAAGGACATAAATTTATTTCGAAATCTTTCCTCGTACACCGTTTTCCATTAAAGGGAAAGTGACCACGAAACCATCCTCGAAACCTGGCATTGGCAGCAGAAGTTCTGTTTCATATAAGTCTCCCAAACAGGCATATCGCTGAGAAAATAAACAAGTTTGTTAATTTAGCAATGTATTTTTTATAATTTCGCTCATGAACTGTATGAACGAATTACATCTACAAGTCCCGTTAAAGTCGAGCATACAATGTTTCGCTGACGCGCAACGCAGTGCAGCTTGAAAAATCATCAGGTGACAAAGTAAATAGAGTACTATTCTGTGTCCGTCGGCAAAGGGAAAACCCAGACACTGGCCCAGCCCAGATCATCGCTTATCTGTGTCAATCTTTGCGCTTCTCAAAGAAGAGCGACAGGAACGTTCTGCATGCGGAAATGTTGAAACTGCTTTTTTCTCAGTTGTGCAGGGCGGTTCTGAGTAAACTAGCTTTGACGAAAGCATGGCAACGGTGTAAAGTTGCGCGAAAGATGCTGATGAAATTGTACAAGGGAGTCTGTTTCATCAACTGCGctatttaaaagaaaaatacCTTTCAGTCACCCTGTAGATTGCGTGGTTCCCTGAGAGGAAACCTCGTCAGTCAACCTTGGGAAGTCAGTGACACGcacaagagaaaaagaaaagaaaaaaaatatatatatatatgaagaaGGTAAAAAATATTATAATTACACTGTACTCTTTCCAGGGATATCCCAAAGTAATACACCAATTAGAAATAGCATAAGTAGTAATTGAGAAcagcgctatatatatatatatatatatatatatatatatatatacggcaATGCACTAAGAAT contains:
- the LOC135398260 gene encoding uncharacterized protein LOC135398260 — translated: MYGLFYPYGMMLPRLPLGLRGRPRTHYFLPKLRTLQELCERVLVSKLSLRQYKLMTLMFAEPFRRSISTLLSEYFTGCAVDFCLEWTFTKHGKPSYSVRCTLDGQKYLAIKAVATPTSIKDDDLFWKWTKLQHDNLLSIFVVAVDIPAAKVFLVTALPEDNLDRFASQLSAKLLCIQEFFLWKFLAQLCSVIQYIESAGLVCSSFDCTNIHLGHANVILNNMLTWRNKKLDLCNMPEVVRNVVFGSESCCQQFLDTLSGARNTTVSLGLVMCQLIHLALRKQIIEEEKRVQELHCFYSVDLALSPSTYSEELLNTVAELYQLPQPSLQAVEKKAAEVMAEISRHAGSDPTTAT